A genome region from Streptomyces sp. NBC_01296 includes the following:
- the rnc gene encoding ribonuclease III, translating into MSELSNAEKQADSNNAASSHTLLEGRLGYRLESALLVRALTHRSYAYENGGLPTNERLEFLGDSVLGLVVTDTLYTTHPDLPEGQLAKLRAAVVNSRALAEVGRGLDLGSFIRLGRGEEGTGGRDKASILADTLEAVIGAVYLDQGLEAASELVHRLFDPLIEKSSNLGAGLDWKTSLQELTAAEGLGVPEYLVTETGPDHEKTFTAAARVGGVSYGTGTGRSKKEAEQQAAESAWRGIRAKADERIAAEAAASAAAQVTVAAPADTAAEAEDGGSPTPAEPTPNG; encoded by the coding sequence ATGTCTGAGCTGTCCAACGCTGAGAAGCAGGCAGACAGTAACAACGCGGCCTCGTCCCACACGCTTCTGGAAGGGCGGCTCGGGTATCGACTCGAGTCCGCCCTTCTGGTGCGTGCACTGACCCACCGCTCGTACGCGTACGAGAACGGCGGTCTGCCCACCAACGAGCGCCTGGAGTTCCTCGGGGACTCCGTGCTCGGCCTGGTGGTCACGGACACGCTGTACACGACCCACCCCGACCTGCCCGAAGGCCAGCTGGCCAAACTGCGGGCCGCGGTGGTCAACTCTCGCGCACTTGCGGAGGTCGGGCGCGGCCTCGACCTCGGCTCCTTCATCCGGCTCGGCCGGGGCGAAGAGGGCACGGGTGGCCGGGACAAGGCCTCCATCCTCGCCGACACCCTTGAAGCGGTGATCGGCGCGGTCTACCTCGACCAGGGCCTCGAAGCGGCCTCGGAGCTGGTCCACCGGCTCTTCGACCCGCTCATCGAGAAGTCCTCGAACCTCGGGGCCGGCCTGGACTGGAAGACCAGTCTCCAGGAGCTCACGGCGGCCGAAGGCCTCGGTGTACCGGAATATCTGGTCACCGAGACCGGTCCGGACCACGAGAAGACCTTCACCGCTGCCGCCCGCGTCGGTGGTGTCTCGTACGGCACCGGCACCGGCCGCAGCAAGAAGGAAGCGGAACAGCAGGCTGCGGAGTCCGCATGGCGCGGTATCCGCGCCAAGGCGGACGAGCGGATCGCGGCGGAAGCCGCGGCCTCTGCGGCCGCACAGGTCACGGTGGCGGCCCCGGCCGACACCGCGGCCGAGGCCGAGGACGGCGGGTCGCCGACGCCCGCCGAACCGACGCCGAACGGCTGA
- a CDS encoding acylphosphatase → MNEDVRLTAWVRGRVQGVGFRWFTRANALEIGGVVGFALNLDDGRVQVVAEGQRENCHRLLDWLRSADTPGRVDGVTEIWGTPRGGYDGFAIR, encoded by the coding sequence ATGAATGAAGATGTCCGCCTGACCGCGTGGGTGCGCGGCCGTGTACAGGGAGTGGGCTTCCGCTGGTTCACCAGGGCCAATGCGCTGGAGATCGGTGGAGTCGTCGGGTTCGCGCTCAACCTCGACGACGGACGAGTGCAGGTCGTGGCCGAAGGTCAACGTGAGAATTGCCACCGGCTGCTCGACTGGCTGCGCTCCGCCGACACGCCCGGGAGGGTGGACGGAGTGACAGAGATCTGGGGCACACCGCGCGGTGGCTACGACGGTTTCGCCATCCGGTGA
- the rpmF gene encoding 50S ribosomal protein L32 has protein sequence MAVPKRKMSRSNTRHRRSQWKAAVPTLVSCERCQEPKLQHIACPSCGTYNKRQVLEV, from the coding sequence GTGGCTGTTCCGAAGCGGAAGATGTCGCGCAGCAACACGCGCCACCGCCGGTCGCAGTGGAAGGCTGCGGTCCCCACCCTGGTTTCGTGTGAGCGTTGCCAGGAGCCGAAGCTCCAGCACATTGCGTGCCCGAGCTGCGGCACCTACAACAAGCGCCAGGTCCTCGAGGTCTGA
- a CDS encoding winged helix-turn-helix transcriptional regulator produces METQLPFDAFARACPSRETLEHVTGRWGSLTVGALRDGSCRFNELRRKVDGVSEKMLSQTLQALERDGIVHREAQPTNPPRVDYELTPLGIEVADRLLALIHFLEGSMPGVMSARESYDAARGGR; encoded by the coding sequence ATGGAGACACAGCTTCCGTTCGACGCGTTCGCGCGCGCGTGCCCGTCCCGGGAGACCCTGGAGCACGTCACGGGCCGCTGGGGCAGCCTCACGGTGGGCGCCCTGCGCGACGGCTCGTGCCGCTTCAACGAGCTGCGCCGCAAGGTCGACGGCGTGAGCGAGAAGATGCTCTCCCAGACCCTGCAGGCCCTGGAGCGCGACGGCATCGTCCACCGCGAGGCGCAGCCGACGAACCCGCCGCGCGTCGACTACGAACTGACCCCGCTCGGCATCGAGGTCGCCGACCGGCTGCTCGCGCTCATCCACTTCCTCGAGGGCAGCATGCCCGGGGTCATGAGCGCCCGGGAGTCCTACGACGCCGCGCGCGGCGGCCGCTGA
- the mutM gene encoding bifunctional DNA-formamidopyrimidine glycosylase/DNA-(apurinic or apyrimidinic site) lyase has translation MPELPEVEVVRRGLERWVAGRTIEAVEVLHPRAVRRHPAGGADFAARLTGETIGVAQRRGKYLWLPLEGRDLSVLGHLGMSGQLLVQPEEAADEKHLRIRVRFGDTAGTELRFVDQRTFGGLSLHENTADGLPDVIAHIARDPLDPLFDEAAYHAALRARRTTVKRALLDQSLISGVGNIYADEALWRARLHYERPTATLTRPRSAELLGHVRDVMNAALAVGGTSFDSLYVNVNGESGYFDRSLDAYGREDEPCRRCGTPMRRRPWMNRSSYFCPRCQRPPRAAS, from the coding sequence GTGCCCGAGCTGCCCGAAGTCGAAGTCGTACGGCGGGGCTTGGAGCGCTGGGTGGCCGGCCGGACCATCGAGGCCGTCGAGGTGCTGCACCCGCGCGCGGTACGCCGCCACCCCGCAGGCGGGGCCGATTTCGCGGCGCGGCTGACGGGCGAGACGATCGGCGTGGCGCAGCGGCGCGGCAAGTACCTGTGGCTGCCCCTGGAGGGGCGGGACCTCTCCGTCCTCGGGCACCTCGGCATGAGCGGACAGCTCCTCGTGCAGCCCGAGGAGGCCGCGGACGAGAAGCACCTGCGCATCCGCGTGCGCTTCGGGGACACCGCCGGGACCGAGCTCCGCTTCGTCGACCAGCGCACCTTCGGCGGTCTCTCGCTCCACGAGAACACGGCCGACGGGCTGCCCGACGTCATCGCGCACATCGCCCGGGACCCGCTGGACCCCCTCTTCGACGAGGCGGCGTACCACGCGGCGCTGCGCGCCAGGAGGACCACCGTCAAACGGGCCCTGTTGGACCAGTCCCTGATCAGCGGGGTCGGCAACATCTACGCCGACGAGGCGCTGTGGCGGGCCAGGCTGCACTACGAGCGCCCCACCGCCACGCTGACGCGCCCCCGGAGCGCGGAACTCCTCGGGCATGTCCGGGACGTGATGAACGCGGCCCTCGCAGTCGGCGGCACCAGCTTCGACAGCCTCTACGTCAACGTGAACGGAGAGTCCGGCTACTTCGACCGTTCGCTCGACGCCTACGGGCGCGAGGACGAGCCGTGCCGGCGCTGCGGCACCCCGATGCGGCGCCGCCCGTGGATGAACCGGTCCAGCTACTTCTGCCCGCGCTGTCAGCGGCCGCCGCGCGCGGCGTCGTAG
- a CDS encoding YceD family protein: MKAGTALNTRLDHRNPLVFDTHELGRRPGAMQRLSREIAAPADLGLVGVIGVPEGAPLKLSLRLESVMEGVLVTGTARASAVGECVRCLEPVERELKADFQEMFSYPDADDRSRSKAEPADDAEDDEDTLFLEDGLFDLEPVLRDVVVLALPMQPVCREDCLGLCPDCGLSLNDDPDHHHDAVDIRWAALQGLVTDQGVEKDNMSGTASDGVQGAAEKQEK, encoded by the coding sequence GTGAAAGCAGGAACGGCCCTGAATACCCGCCTCGACCACCGCAACCCCCTCGTGTTCGACACGCACGAGCTGGGTCGGCGTCCTGGTGCCATGCAGCGGCTGTCCCGTGAGATCGCGGCACCGGCGGACCTCGGTCTCGTCGGCGTCATCGGGGTGCCGGAAGGCGCCCCGCTGAAGCTCAGCCTCCGCCTCGAGTCGGTCATGGAAGGGGTGCTTGTCACAGGCACCGCCCGTGCATCGGCCGTCGGGGAGTGCGTAAGGTGTCTGGAGCCCGTCGAGCGCGAGCTCAAGGCGGACTTCCAGGAGATGTTCTCGTACCCTGACGCCGACGACCGGAGCCGCAGCAAGGCGGAGCCGGCCGACGACGCCGAGGACGACGAGGACACGCTCTTCCTCGAGGACGGTTTGTTCGACCTCGAACCCGTGCTGCGCGATGTGGTGGTGCTCGCACTGCCCATGCAGCCGGTGTGCCGGGAGGACTGTCTCGGACTGTGCCCCGATTGCGGGCTCAGCCTGAACGACGACCCGGACCACCACCATGACGCCGTCGACATCCGTTGGGCGGCACTGCAGGGACTCGTCACCGATCAGGGCGTCGAGAAGGACAACATGAGCGGCACTGCCTCTGACGGAGTTCAGGGCGCCGCCGAGAAGCAGGAGAAGTAG
- a CDS encoding DivIVA domain-containing protein, translating into MDVQKKLDEIVAAVGGARSMPMSASCVINRAELLAQLEEVRQALPGSLAQAQELIGGREQMVDDARREAERIIESAHAQRGSLISDTEVARRSQAEADRILADARREAEEIRAEADDYVDSKLANFEVVLTKTIGSVDRGREKLLGRGPGLDDQGYPDADAPERSHDPETQRQQADAYVDTKLATFEAVLSKTLEAVGRGRQKLLGRVPTDDLGAHMAAQDAAGGQQSRSASDADFLAGLAEPAAPMAPAIPAQAQQEPAYDAYGYQPQQPHQQQDAYPYQDPYGYQQQVQQPDPYAAMGYEQQPDPYAAYQQQPQAPQQPQQPALDETSFFDTSMINLEQLRQYEQGR; encoded by the coding sequence ATGGACGTACAGAAGAAGCTCGACGAGATCGTCGCGGCCGTCGGCGGCGCCCGGTCCATGCCCATGTCGGCCTCCTGTGTGATCAACCGCGCCGAGCTGCTCGCCCAGCTCGAAGAGGTGCGCCAGGCGCTGCCCGGCTCGCTCGCGCAGGCGCAGGAGCTCATCGGCGGCCGGGAACAGATGGTCGACGACGCCCGCCGCGAGGCAGAGCGGATCATCGAGTCCGCGCACGCCCAGCGCGGTTCGCTGATCTCCGACACCGAGGTCGCGCGCCGCTCGCAGGCGGAAGCGGACCGGATCCTGGCGGACGCCCGCAGGGAGGCCGAGGAGATCCGGGCCGAGGCCGACGACTACGTCGACAGCAAGCTCGCGAACTTCGAGGTCGTGCTCACCAAGACCATCGGCTCGGTCGACCGCGGCCGCGAGAAGCTGCTCGGCCGCGGCCCGGGCCTGGACGACCAGGGCTACCCCGACGCGGACGCACCCGAGCGCAGCCACGACCCGGAGACGCAGCGGCAGCAGGCGGACGCCTACGTGGACACCAAACTGGCGACCTTCGAGGCGGTGCTCTCCAAGACCCTCGAGGCGGTCGGCCGGGGCCGCCAGAAGCTGCTGGGCCGGGTGCCGACGGACGACCTCGGCGCGCACATGGCCGCCCAGGACGCCGCGGGCGGGCAGCAGTCCCGCTCGGCGAGCGACGCGGACTTCCTGGCGGGCCTGGCGGAGCCGGCGGCCCCGATGGCCCCCGCGATCCCGGCGCAGGCCCAGCAGGAGCCCGCGTACGACGCGTACGGCTACCAGCCGCAGCAGCCGCACCAGCAGCAGGACGCCTACCCCTATCAGGACCCGTACGGCTACCAGCAGCAGGTCCAGCAGCCGGATCCGTACGCGGCGATGGGCTACGAGCAGCAGCCGGACCCCTACGCGGCCTACCAGCAGCAGCCGCAGGCCCCGCAGCAGCCGCAGCAGCCCGCCCTCGACGAGACCAGCTTCTTCGACACGAGCATGATCAACCTGGAGCAGCTGCGCCAGTACGAGCAGGGGCGCTAG
- the coaD gene encoding pantetheine-phosphate adenylyltransferase codes for MRRAVCPGSFDPIHNGHLDIIGRASRLYDVVHVAVMINRSKQGLFTVEERIELIREATADYGNIEVESFHGLLVDFCKQRDIPAIVKGLRAVSDFDYELQMAQMNMGLSGVETLFVPTIPTYSFLSSSLVKEVATWGGDVAHLLPAHVHAALLERLRDR; via the coding sequence TTGCGCCGCGCAGTCTGTCCGGGGTCCTTCGATCCCATCCACAACGGACACCTCGACATCATCGGACGCGCCTCCAGGCTGTACGACGTCGTGCACGTCGCCGTGATGATCAACCGGTCGAAGCAGGGCCTGTTCACCGTCGAGGAGCGGATCGAGCTGATCCGCGAGGCGACGGCCGACTACGGCAACATCGAGGTGGAGTCCTTCCACGGCCTGCTCGTCGACTTCTGCAAGCAGCGGGACATCCCGGCCATCGTCAAGGGCCTGCGCGCGGTCAGCGACTTCGACTACGAGCTCCAGATGGCCCAGATGAACATGGGCCTGTCGGGCGTCGAGACGCTGTTCGTCCCGACCATCCCCACCTACAGCTTCCTGTCCTCCTCGCTGGTCAAGGAGGTCGCGACCTGGGGCGGCGACGTCGCCCACCTGCTGCCGGCCCACGTCCACGCGGCGCTCCTGGAACGGCTGCGAGACCGCTGA
- a CDS encoding CAP domain-containing protein — protein MGRHRLPAPPDHGDKRRALVRGGLLGVAVAVALGTAAVTTGMVPVSTSFPYVGVTADGPAAKTRAEAEASPSPAAAVEQQGGLANLSGRASSGPGTGSPSPSASPSPSASPSPSASPSPSASPTPSASASASAPASAPAKVAPKPAKKPVPVPVPVPPKTAAPKPPAPPAPTPDNGHSAEESAVLTLVNQERAQAGCGPVRANPPLAALAGAFSKDMATRGFFDHTDPDGNTPWDRATNAGLSGLGGENIARGQGDAQAVMNAWMNSPGHKANILNCEFRTLGVGVYVSAGGPWWTQDFGF, from the coding sequence ATGGGACGCCACCGACTCCCCGCCCCGCCGGACCACGGCGACAAGCGCCGCGCCCTCGTACGGGGCGGCCTGCTGGGCGTTGCCGTGGCCGTCGCCCTGGGCACCGCGGCCGTGACCACCGGCATGGTGCCGGTCAGCACCTCCTTCCCCTATGTCGGCGTCACCGCCGACGGCCCGGCCGCCAAGACCCGGGCCGAGGCCGAGGCTTCGCCGAGCCCCGCCGCCGCGGTCGAGCAGCAGGGCGGCCTCGCCAACCTGTCGGGCCGCGCCTCCTCGGGTCCCGGGACGGGCAGCCCGTCCCCCTCGGCCTCCCCCTCGCCGTCGGCCTCTCCTTCCCCGTCGGCCTCGCCGAGCCCCTCCGCCTCGCCCACCCCCTCCGCCTCCGCCTCCGCTTCCGCCCCCGCTTCCGCCCCCGCCAAGGTGGCGCCGAAGCCGGCGAAGAAGCCGGTCCCGGTGCCGGTCCCGGTGCCGCCGAAGACGGCCGCGCCCAAGCCGCCGGCCCCGCCCGCCCCCACGCCCGACAACGGCCACTCCGCGGAGGAGTCCGCCGTGCTCACCCTGGTCAACCAGGAGCGCGCGCAGGCCGGCTGCGGTCCGGTCCGGGCGAACCCGCCGCTCGCGGCGCTGGCCGGCGCCTTCAGCAAGGACATGGCCACCCGCGGCTTCTTCGACCACACCGACCCCGACGGGAACACCCCGTGGGACCGCGCCACCAACGCGGGCCTCTCCGGGCTCGGCGGCGAGAACATCGCCCGCGGCCAGGGTGACGCCCAGGCGGTCATGAACGCGTGGATGAACAGCCCGGGCCACAAGGCGAACATCCTCAACTGCGAGTTCCGCACCCTGGGTGTCGGCGTCTACGTCTCGGCCGGCGGCCCCTGGTGGACGCAGGACTTCGGCTTCTAG
- the rsmD gene encoding 16S rRNA (guanine(966)-N(2))-methyltransferase RsmD, with translation MTRVIAGSAGGRRLTVPPGTGTRPTSDRMREGLFSTWESLHGVEGARVLDLYGGSGAVGLESLSRGAAHTLLVEADAKAAKAIRDNIRTLGLPGAEFRAGKAEQIVAAKAAGDPYDIVFLDPPYAVDSADLREILLTLRSNGWITDDALVTVERSTRSGAFPWPEGFEPLRSRKYGEGTLWYGRAAFTSEDS, from the coding sequence ATGACCCGCGTGATCGCCGGCAGCGCCGGCGGGCGACGGCTGACCGTGCCCCCGGGCACCGGCACCCGGCCGACCTCGGACCGGATGCGCGAAGGCCTGTTCTCCACCTGGGAGTCGCTGCACGGCGTCGAAGGGGCCCGGGTGCTCGACCTGTACGGCGGCTCAGGCGCCGTCGGCCTGGAATCGCTGTCCCGCGGCGCGGCCCACACCCTGCTCGTCGAGGCCGACGCCAAGGCCGCCAAGGCGATCCGGGACAACATCCGGACGCTGGGCCTGCCCGGCGCGGAGTTCCGTGCCGGCAAGGCCGAGCAGATCGTGGCGGCCAAGGCCGCCGGGGACCCGTACGACATCGTCTTCCTGGACCCGCCGTACGCCGTGGACAGCGCTGATCTGCGGGAGATCCTCCTCACACTCCGGTCCAATGGCTGGATCACGGACGACGCGCTCGTCACCGTGGAGCGCAGCACCAGGAGCGGCGCCTTCCCGTGGCCCGAGGGCTTCGAGCCGCTCCGGTCGCGCAAGTACGGTGAGGGCACCCTTTGGTACGGACGCGCCGCTTTCACCAGCGAAGACTCATGA
- a CDS encoding AAA family ATPase, with protein MHLKSLTLRGFKSFASATTLRFEPGITCVVGPNGSGKSNVVDALSWVMGEQGAKSLRGGKMEDVIFAGTTGRPPLGRAEVSLTIDNSDGALPIEYAEVTITRIMFRGGSSEYQINGDTCRLLDIQELLSDSGIGREMHVIVGQGQLDSVLHADPMGRRAFIEEAAGVLKHRKRKEKALRKLDAMQANLARVQDLNEELRRQLKPLGRQAAVARRAAVIQADLRDARLRLLADDLVTLRGALDAEIADEAALKERKEAAEAQLADALRREGQLEETVRQLTPRLQRAQQTWYELSQLAERVRGTASLADARVKSASAPAEEERRGRDPQDMEREAARIREQEAELTAALEAASRALEDTVEHRAELERSLAGEERRLRDAARAIADRREGLARLTGRLGAARSRAGAAQAEIDRLVAARDEAESRAGAAQAEYEALAEEVGGLEDPAVDEEYAAARAELAAAEAAQTAARDAVTAAEKSRAAVSARRDALALGLRRKDGTGALLAVRERLAGLLGPAAERLSVTPGYEVAVAAALGSAADALAVASPGAAAGAIRHLRDADAGRATFLITPAPADPSAGIPIQGQAWAGGPRGEAFADAETPLPGRSFAGADAAVPAGRTPADADAGAPEAGIPFPSRALTTGGPAGPAAADAVYPAGSSAGTPLPGQAVAVGSDGRGGSAGGSAAGAGGPGAAGPSAEPPVPGEFAADGVGSAGAFPHPAPSHGTAPCGSAAWRDSAPAPAPPTPAELGGPDRDSVPGTGPQASAAGGSAAGAGPVSHAGSEGLRSAAGPMARATVGPGSPARREDQGSTPGALPDAGSGLGAVAAGSGHGSPAGGPGPAAGELVQGDAGVVRAVAWVLREHVVVGTLDEAERVVGARPDLVAVTLDGDVLGAHLAHGGSAGAPSLIEVQAAVDEAEGELVRLDAQCVELGAGRDAAQALRRELVARVEEIGERRRAGEQARAGVAQQLGRLAGQAKGAAGEAERSAAAAAKAQDALEQALADVEECAERLAVAEENDPVGSGEEEPDTAVRDRLAADGANARQTEMEARLQLRTHEERVKGLAGRADSLDRGARAEREARARAERRRARLRHEAEVARAVADGARQLLAHLEVSLRRAEQERAAAEYAKGLRERELGEARTRGRDLKGELDKLTDSVHRGEVLGAEKRLRIEQVESRALEEFGMEAAGLVAEYGPDQPVPPGPPAEGEDPDEEAEPGPFVRARQEKRLKAAERAYQQLGKINPLALEEFAALEERHRFLSEQLEDLRKTRADLLQVVKEVDERVEQVFTEAYRDTARQFEGVFSRLFPGGEGRLILTDPDNMLTTGVDVEARPPGKKVKRLSLLSGGERSLTAVALLVSIFKARPSPFYVMDEVEAALDDTNLQRLIRIMEELQESSQLIVITHQKRTMEVADALYGVSMQGDGVSKVISQRLR; from the coding sequence GTGCACCTCAAGTCCCTGACCCTGCGTGGCTTCAAGTCCTTCGCCTCTGCAACCACCCTGCGCTTCGAGCCCGGTATCACCTGCGTCGTGGGCCCGAACGGCTCGGGCAAGTCCAATGTGGTGGACGCGCTGTCCTGGGTCATGGGGGAGCAGGGTGCCAAGTCCCTGCGCGGCGGCAAGATGGAGGACGTCATCTTCGCCGGGACCACCGGGCGGCCGCCGCTCGGGCGCGCCGAGGTCTCGCTCACCATCGACAACTCCGACGGCGCCCTGCCGATCGAGTACGCCGAGGTCACCATCACGCGGATCATGTTCCGCGGCGGCAGCAGCGAGTACCAGATCAACGGCGACACCTGCCGGCTGCTCGACATCCAGGAGCTGCTCTCCGACTCCGGCATCGGCCGCGAGATGCACGTCATCGTCGGCCAGGGCCAGCTGGACTCCGTCCTGCACGCCGATCCGATGGGACGCCGCGCCTTCATCGAGGAAGCGGCCGGCGTACTCAAGCACCGCAAGCGCAAAGAGAAGGCGCTGCGGAAGCTGGACGCGATGCAGGCCAATCTGGCGCGCGTGCAGGACCTCAACGAAGAACTGCGGCGCCAGCTGAAGCCGCTGGGGCGGCAGGCCGCGGTGGCCCGGCGGGCCGCCGTCATCCAGGCCGACCTGCGCGACGCGCGGCTGCGGCTGCTCGCCGACGACCTGGTCACGCTGCGGGGCGCGCTCGACGCGGAGATCGCGGACGAGGCGGCGCTGAAGGAGCGCAAGGAGGCGGCCGAGGCCCAGCTCGCGGACGCGCTGCGGCGGGAGGGGCAGCTGGAGGAAACGGTGCGGCAGTTGACGCCGCGGCTCCAGCGGGCCCAGCAGACCTGGTACGAGCTGTCGCAGCTGGCCGAGCGGGTACGGGGGACTGCGTCCCTGGCCGACGCGCGGGTCAAGTCGGCCTCGGCTCCGGCCGAGGAGGAGCGGCGGGGCCGCGATCCGCAGGACATGGAGCGGGAGGCCGCGCGGATCCGCGAGCAGGAGGCGGAGCTGACGGCCGCGCTGGAGGCGGCCTCGCGGGCGCTGGAGGACACGGTCGAGCACCGGGCCGAGCTGGAGCGGTCGCTGGCCGGGGAGGAGCGTCGGCTGCGGGACGCCGCGCGGGCCATCGCCGACCGGCGTGAGGGGCTGGCCCGGCTGACGGGGCGGCTGGGCGCTGCCCGGTCCCGGGCGGGGGCCGCGCAGGCGGAGATCGACCGGCTGGTGGCGGCGCGGGACGAGGCCGAGTCCCGGGCCGGGGCCGCGCAGGCGGAGTACGAGGCGCTGGCCGAGGAGGTCGGCGGGCTCGAGGACCCGGCGGTGGACGAGGAGTACGCGGCGGCCCGGGCGGAGCTCGCGGCGGCGGAGGCCGCGCAGACGGCAGCGCGGGACGCGGTGACGGCAGCGGAGAAGTCGAGGGCGGCGGTGTCGGCGCGGCGGGACGCGCTGGCGCTGGGGCTGCGGAGGAAGGACGGCACCGGGGCGCTGCTCGCGGTGCGGGAGCGGCTGGCGGGGCTGCTGGGGCCGGCGGCGGAGCGGCTGTCGGTGACCCCGGGGTACGAGGTCGCGGTGGCGGCGGCGCTGGGCTCCGCGGCGGACGCGCTGGCGGTGGCCTCCCCGGGCGCGGCGGCCGGAGCCATCCGGCACCTGCGGGACGCGGATGCGGGCCGGGCCACGTTCCTGATCACCCCCGCCCCGGCGGACCCGTCGGCCGGAATCCCGATCCAGGGCCAGGCATGGGCGGGCGGCCCGAGGGGAGAGGCCTTCGCGGATGCCGAGACCCCGCTCCCGGGCCGGTCCTTCGCGGGTGCGGATGCCGCGGTCCCGGCGGGTCGGACCCCTGCCGACGCGGACGCCGGGGCTCCGGAGGCCGGGATCCCGTTCCCGAGCCGGGCGTTGACCACGGGCGGCCCGGCGGGTCCGGCTGCCGCGGATGCCGTGTACCCGGCGGGCTCTTCGGCCGGAACCCCGCTTCCGGGGCAGGCCGTGGCCGTCGGCTCGGACGGCCGGGGCGGCTCGGCAGGCGGGAGCGCCGCCGGCGCGGGTGGCCCGGGCGCGGCGGGCCCCTCGGCCGAGCCCCCGGTCCCGGGGGAGTTCGCGGCCGACGGGGTCGGGTCGGCGGGAGCTTTCCCCCACCCCGCTCCTTCCCACGGCACCGCGCCATGCGGCTCCGCCGCGTGGCGTGACTCCGCCCCGGCCCCCGCGCCTCCAACGCCGGCGGAGCTGGGAGGGCCTGACCGGGACTCCGTTCCCGGCACCGGCCCCCAGGCGTCCGCTGCCGGGGGCTCCGCAGCGGGCGCGGGGCCGGTGTCGCACGCGGGGTCCGAGGGCCTGCGCTCCGCCGCGGGCCCGATGGCTCGAGCGACGGTCGGGCCGGGGTCGCCCGCACGGCGCGAGGACCAGGGGTCCACGCCCGGGGCGTTGCCCGACGCAGGCTCCGGCCTCGGCGCCGTGGCGGCCGGGTCGGGTCACGGGTCCCCGGCCGGCGGGCCGGGGCCGGCGGCCGGCGAGCTGGTGCAGGGGGACGCCGGTGTGGTGCGGGCCGTGGCCTGGGTGTTGCGGGAGCACGTAGTCGTCGGGACGCTCGACGAGGCCGAACGGGTCGTCGGGGCGCGGCCCGACCTGGTGGCCGTGACCCTCGACGGGGACGTGCTCGGCGCGCACCTCGCGCACGGGGGTTCCGCCGGGGCGCCGAGCCTGATCGAGGTGCAGGCGGCCGTCGATGAGGCGGAGGGTGAGCTCGTACGGCTCGATGCGCAGTGCGTCGAGCTCGGTGCCGGCCGGGACGCTGCCCAGGCCCTGCGCCGGGAACTCGTCGCGCGGGTCGAGGAGATCGGCGAGCGCCGCCGGGCCGGGGAGCAGGCACGGGCCGGGGTGGCGCAGCAGCTGGGGCGGCTCGCCGGGCAGGCGAAGGGGGCCGCCGGCGAGGCCGAGCGCAGCGCCGCCGCCGCGGCCAAGGCCCAGGACGCGCTGGAGCAGGCGCTGGCCGACGTCGAGGAGTGCGCCGAACGGCTGGCCGTCGCCGAGGAGAACGACCCCGTCGGGAGCGGCGAGGAGGAGCCCGACACCGCGGTGCGGGACCGGCTCGCCGCCGACGGGGCCAACGCCCGGCAGACCGAGATGGAGGCCCGCCTCCAGCTCAGAACCCATGAGGAGCGGGTCAAGGGGCTGGCCGGGCGGGCGGATTCCCTGGACCGCGGGGCCCGCGCCGAGCGGGAGGCCCGGGCCCGCGCCGAGCGCCGCCGGGCACGGCTGCGCCACGAGGCCGAGGTGGCCCGCGCCGTCGCCGACGGAGCCCGGCAGCTGCTCGCGCACCTGGAGGTCTCGCTGCGCCGGGCCGAACAGGAGCGCGCCGCCGCCGAATACGCCAAGGGCCTGCGCGAGCGGGAGCTCGGCGAGGCCCGGACCCGCGGCCGCGACCTCAAGGGCGAGCTCGACAAGCTCACCGACTCCGTACACCGCGGGGAGGTGCTCGGCGCCGAGAAGCGGCTGCGCATCGAGCAGGTGGAGTCGCGTGCGCTGGAGGAGTTCGGGATGGAGGCCGCCGGTCTCGTCGCCGAGTACGGGCCGGACCAGCCGGTGCCGCCGGGCCCGCCCGCCGAGGGCGAGGACCCGGACGAGGAGGCCGAGCCGGGGCCCTTCGTACGCGCCCGGCAGGAGAAGCGGCTCAAGGCGGCCGAGCGCGCGTACCAGCAGCTCGGCAAGATCAACCCGCTCGCCCTGGAGGAGTTCGCGGCGCTGGAGGAGCGCCACCGGTTCCTGAGCGAGCAGCTCGAGGACCTGCGCAAGACCAGGGCCGACCTCCTTCAGGTCGTGAAGGAGGTCGACGAGCGCGTCGAGCAGGTGTTCACCGAGGCCTACCGGGACACGGCCCGGCAGTTCGAGGGGGTGTTCTCGCGGCTTTTCCCCGGCGGCGAGGGCCGGCTGATCCTCACCGACCCCGACAACATGCTGACCACCGGCGTGGACGTGGAGGCCCGGCCGCCCGGCAAGAAGGTCAAGCGGCTCTCCCTGCTCTCCGGCGGCGAGCGGTCGCTGACGGCCGTCGCCCTGCTGGTGTCCATCTTCAAGGCCCGGCCCAGCCCGTTCTACGTGATGGACGAGGTCGAGGCGGCGCTCGACGACACCAACCTGCAGCGGCTGATCCGGATCATGGAGGAGCTGCAGGAGAGCTCCCAGCTGATCGTCATCACGCACCAGAAGCGGACGATGGAGGTCGCCGACGCGCTGTACGGCGTCTCCATGCAGGGCGACGGCGTCTCCAAGGTCATCAGCCAGCGACTTCGCTGA